Proteins encoded in a region of the Micromonas commoda chromosome 10, complete sequence genome:
- a CDS encoding predicted protein, producing MRAASRVAPACTTAALASVSSTATTATRGSVAMAASADDLEMIPGVRRLAETKRVWLLDQFGVLHDGVTAYPGAVDAARRLHESGAKLYVISNSSRRSTNTLQKLAPMGFDPSWFSGVVTSGEVTHQMLASRGKGSTSDGEESDSDDEFWASLGKKCVHFTWSTRGAIPLDGLDLETVTDPEEADFLLAHGTEAINGAGTNDEQRAAGCVDTPLEDMRKVLERAAARNLPLIVANPDVVTVGGDAGLLPMPGTLARWYAEMTNHGAVRLMGKPDRIIYDRVLEMTGLEASPEEAIAVGDSLEHDVAGANDAGVESVFVCGGIHAKELGMRRVASAAEVGDGSGVAPPDREKVLEAAEEHDCEPDYAVPVFVW from the coding sequence ATGAGGGCCGCGAGTCGCGTAGCCCCCGCGtgcaccaccgccgccctcgccagcgtgtcgtccacggcaaccaccgccacgcgcgggtcagtcgcgatggccgccagcgccgacgacctcgaaATGATCCCGGGCGTCAGGCGCCTGGCCGAGACAAAGCGCGTGTGGCTCCTCGACCAGTTCGGCGTGCTGCACGACGGGGTCACCGCCTACCcgggcgccgtggacgccgcgcgcaggctgCACGAGTCCGGCGCAAAGCTGTACGTGATATCCAACTCGTCCAGGCGATCCACGAACACGCTCCAGAAGCTCGCGCCCATGGGCTTTGACCCCTCGTGGTTCTCCGGGGTGGTCACGAGCGGCGAGGTGACGCACCAgatgctcgcgtcgcgcggcaaGGGATCCaccagcgacggcgaggagagcgattccgacgacgagttctGGGCGTCGCTCGGTAAGAAGTGCGTGCACTTCACCTGGTCCACACGCGGCGCCATCCCTCTCGACGGCTTGGATCTGGAGACGGTGACTGatccggaggaggcggatttcctcctcgcgcacggcACCGAGGCCAtcaacggcgcggggaccaacgacgagcagcgcgcggcggggtgcgTAGACACTCCCCTCGAGGACATGCGCAAGGTTttggagcgcgccgccgcacgaaACCTGCCCCTCATCGTCGCCAaccccgacgtcgtcaccgttggcggcgacgcgggtttGCTCCCGATGCCCGGCACACTCGCCAGGTGGTACGCCGAGATGACCAACCACGGCGCGGTTCGTCTGATGGGCAAGCCCGATCGCATCATATACGACCGGGTGTTGGAGATGACGGGGCTGGAGGCGAgcccggaggaggcgatcgcggTCGGGGACTCGCTCGAGCACGACGTTGCGGGCGccaacgacgcgggggtggagaGCGTGTTCGTGTGCGGCGGCATCcacgcgaaggagctcgggATGCGAagggtggcgtcggcggcggaggtcggggacgggagcggcgtcgcgccgccggacaGGGAGAAGGtgctggaggcggcggaggagcacgATTGCGAGCCCGACTACGCGGTGCCGGTGTTCGTGTggtga
- a CDS encoding predicted protein: MPAFGPRSSPSTALSRRASLRPLAAKPKEKDVDWDAKTKQMTAERIMDACLEAMADGDEGRLEACLLELEDEGERAGVIDSLQQTPQVKDDKFWQGKLQEIAAERVLDNCMAAVMSGDVDEIEACMLDANNDTLLGVDVTTAEDGTKTFRF; the protein is encoded by the exons ATGCCGGCGTTTGGCCCGCGATCGTCTCCCTCCACCGCCCtctctcgccgcgcgtccctaCGACCCCTCGCGGCCAAGcccaaggagaaggacgtGGACTGGGACGCGAAGACGAAGCAGATGACCGCCGAGCGCATCATGGACGCCTGCCTCGAGGCCAtggccgacggcgacgagggccgGCTGGAGGCATgcctgctcgagctcgaggacgagggcgagcgcgcgggggtcatCGACTCGCTGCAGCAGACCCCGCAGGTCAAGGACGACAAGTTCTGGCAGGGGAAGCTCCaggagatcgcggcggagagggtgCTCGACAACTGCATGGCCGCCGTG ATGtccggcgacgtggacgagatcgaggcgTGCATGTTGGACGCCAACAACGACACGCTGCTCGGGGTGGACGTGACCACCGCAGAGGACGGAACCAAGACGTTCAGGTTCTGA
- a CDS encoding predicted protein → MARGGIFAACMSASVARAAGVGTSYGAAGVGGDGASRARPAAFDELREETAREAALNEVFRKEFAREQRRLQRSVDDIVDAAKRGGIDGGRTGGGGGGGGRAGRAGNARWSGCAAVSATLVLACVAALAALAYFGGIDDVVAMTIAPIAQSNARGGAPSARARDAPRGAHPFAARMRRDFEQSRREVRDLHRKLDETTAREERLEGSLSPWALTASLSPDPPRYLRDEDEATWKAREKAEADAKAKEAEKANEKAAKRDEDADFVAEKKDEPSARSSRASRKATAPRRAGGGKASSSRA, encoded by the coding sequence ATGGCTCGCGGGGGaatcttcgccgcgtgcatGTCAGCGTCCGTCGCCCGGGCGGCCGGCGTCGGGACCtcgtacggcgccgcgggcgtcggcggagacggcgcgtcgcgcgcgcgccccgcggcattcgacgagctgcgcgaggagaCTGCGCGGGAGGCTGCGCTGAACGAGGTGTTTCGGAAGGAGTTCGCCCGGGAGCAGCGCCGTCTGCAGCGCAGCGTCGACGatatcgtcgacgccgcgaagagggGCGGCATCGACGGTGGACggacgggcgggggcggcggcgggggcggaagGGCCGGCCGCGCGGGGAACGCGCGATGGTCGGGATGCGCCGCGGTCTCCGCGACCCTCGTGctggcgtgcgtcgccgcgctcgcggcgctcgcctacttcggcggcatcgacgacgtcgtcgcgatgacCATCGCACCCATCGCGcagtcgaacgcgcgcggaggagcgccctccgcgcgcgcgcgcgacgcaccgcgcggcgcgcatcccttcgccgcgaggatgcgACGCGACTTTGAACAATCCAGACGGGAGGTTCGCGACCTGCACAGGAAGCTCGACGAGAcgaccgcgagggaggaacgACTGGAGGGATCGCTGAGCCCGTGGGCtctcaccgcgtcgctcagcccggacccgccgcggtacctcagggacgaggacgaggcgacgtGGAAGGCGAGGGAGAAGGCAGAGGCGGATGCAAAGGCAAAGGAGGCGGAAAAGGCGAATGaaaaggcggcgaagcgcgacgaggacgccgactTCGTCGCCGAAAAGAAGGACgagccgtccgcgcgctcgtcgagggcgtcccgcaaagcgacggcgccgaggcgcgccggAGGCGGGAAAGCTTCCTCCTCTCGCGCGTGA
- a CDS encoding ammonium transporter channel family (One of six ammonium transporters in NOUM17 genome) has translation MKGHATLDIDVRTIPTGLVHVPKVCVLIWYHDQMKKKRSRPAPFHNDQRRKTHVFNRVSGTSNVTFRSARTPSRDTDKYFHHVFLIRVRALESTALRRVCGENIDRPSVDARILGVRALDLPGEPAHSRPFRPEFEGPDPKPENPKNSRASFPLPLLLAVDVLCKVGPERRGLAATTVAELSAEVATAVGLIHGSQDISYMLISGFFVFFMQAGFAMLCAGSVRSKNVMNILIKNVLDACIGCLAYFCFGYAISYGTKNSNSFSGEFAGEGWFFLAKGDHDAAFDTWHVFFFQWAFTAAAATITSGAMAERTAFQAYIAYSIVLSGFVYPVVVHWIWDTAGWLCNWKTDKDGNSDLLNDVGMHDFAGSGVVHMTGGIAGLMGAAIVGPRTGRFDASGRPMAMPGHNAALVVLGTFILWVGWYGFNPGSVLMIHATNAVTVARVCVTTTLAAASGGIGAMILNYSLYKVWDLVAVCNGCLAGLVSITAGACVLQPWSAILAGFVGSVVLWASSKLLLKLRIDDPLEAFPVHGACGAWGVIAVGLFADQQLLGDYMGNAKADQKIYGAFLGGGGKLLGNQILGIVVITLWVGTTIGGLFFALKTVGMLRASAEEEAAGLDESKHGGSAYNMEPSKV, from the exons ATGAAGGGGCACGCGACCCTTGACATAGACGTCAGGACAATTCCAACCGGTTTGGTTCATGTACCAAAAGTATGCGTCCTTATATGGTATCATGACCAAATGAAAAAAAAGAGATCACGTCCCGCGCCTTTTCACAACGACCAGAGGCGAAAAACCCACGTTTTCAACCGCGTTTCTGGCACCTCGAATGTCACTTTTCGCAGCGCTCGCACGCCGAGTCGCGACACAGATAAGTACTTCCACCATGTCTTCCTG ATCCGCGTCCGTGCGCTCGAATCGaccgctctccgccgcgtatGCGGCGAGAACATCGATCGTCCGAGCGTCGATGCGCGGATTttgggcgtccgcgccctggATCTGCCCGGAGAACCGGCGCACTCGCGTCCTTTCCGGCCCGAATTCGAAGGTCCGGATCCAAAACCCGAAAACCCGAAAAACTCACGCGCGTCGTTTCCGCttccgctcctcctcgcagTCGACGTCCTTTGCAAGGTCGgtcccgagcgccgcggcctgGCCGCCACCACCGTGGCGGAATTAAGCGCGGAAGTAGCCACCGCGGTCGGCTTGATCCATGGCTCCCAGGACATCTCCTACATGCTCATCTCCGGCTTCTTCGTCTTCTTCATGCAGGCTGGCTTCGCCATGCTCTGCGCGGGCTCCGTCCGCTCCAAGAACGTCATGAACATCCTCATCAAGAACGTTCTCGACGCTTGCATCGGATGCCTCGCCTACTTCTGCTTCGGCTACGCCATCTCTTACGGCACCAAAAACTCCAATTCCTTCTCCGGCGAgttcgccggcgagggctGGTTCTTCCTCGCCAAGGgcgaccacgacgccgccttcgatACCTGGCACGTCTTCTTCTTCCAGTgggcgttcaccgccgccgccgcgaccatcACCTCCGGCGCCATGGCCGAGCGCACCGCGTTCCAGGCCTACATCGCCTACTCCATCGTCCTCTCCGGCTTCGTCtaccccgtcgtcgtccactGGATCTGGGACACCGCGGGCTGGCTCTGCAACTGGAAGACTGACAAGGACGGCAACTCCGACCTCCTCAACGACGTCGGCATGCACGATTtcgccggctccggcgtcgtgCACATGACCGGCGGTATCGCCGGTCTCATgggcgccgccatcgtcggtCCCCGCACCGGCCGCTTCGACGCCTCCGGCCGCCCCATGGCCATGCCCGGCCAcaacgccgccctcgtcgtcctcggcaccTTCATCCTCTGGGTCGGCTGGTATGGCTTCAACCCCGGCTCCGTCCTCATGATCCACGCCACGaacgccgtcaccgtcgcccgCGTGTGCGTCACcaccaccctcgccgccgcctccggtgGCATCGGCGCCATGATCCTCAACTACTCCCTCTACAAGGTTTgggacctcgtcgccgtgtgCAACGGCTGCCTCGCCGGCCTCGTGTCCATCACCGCGGGTGCCTGCGTCCTCCAGCCCTGgtccgccatcctcgccggtttcgtcggctccgtcgtcCTCTGGGCCTCCTCCAAGCTCCTCCTCAAGCTCAGGATCGACGATCCCCTCGAGGCTTTCCCCGTTCACGGTGCCTGCGGCGCCTGgggcgtcatcgccgtcggccTCTTCGCCGACCAGCAACTCCTCGGTGACTACATGGGcaacgccaaggctgaccAGAAGATCTACGGcgccttcctcggcggcggcggcaagctCCTCGGCAACCAGAtcctcggcatcgtcgtcatcaCCCTCTGGGTCGGCACCACCATCGGAGGCCTCTTCTTCGCCCTCAAGACCGTCGGCATgctccgcgcctccgcggaggaggaggcggcgggtctcGACGAGTCCAAGCACGGCGGCTCCGCGTACAACATGGAGCCCTCCAAGGTTTAA
- a CDS encoding predicted protein, which translates to MAPAILASARAWAQPLALTRRVSPDAPRAAPRRPARRPARRPVEPILAVRGAPSVRVDGVRGVRRRGSRVVSRAASAGGVWRLWPFAHAWAVDDPTIEADAAGDSPGADQHQQQQQQQQQRGDETNPWRTVALVLGAMLVAALVHPPLASASSTLIAAVAANVVAPVGVLYPVATYVAAGAQAWANNAVGVVGTLVSSAASAGAGYAAASARARAEMEELRAEIAVIREAAAAVGISATSAVGNPAVGISASEPRPAIAEETRGAVVPTEDPVVTAERASAEAELADLRRQLARLRAVWTPNDDEGDEGDDERGVGGGAASAGDAEGVSKRDGGDGGTRASSAAAAAGSVDARAAGGDVDWRAAAKSRAVWSPSVDDDDDDDDDAEVASSPASVASSSSSFYSSTAIDEEEAARISAEIVALRAELAGVRGVGGINSRMTVPVPGAPGSPGDLGGVGSGAREASGPVDWAALAKSRALWSPSDDDDGDGDDDVDAEAARGESRASAVDGFGETGERARLLEEDAAWRRRLGMTENAQDDQPLGH; encoded by the coding sequence ATGGCCcccgcgatcctcgcctccgcgcgggcgtgggcccaaccgctcgcgctcacgcgccgcgtctctcctgacgcgccccgcgccgccccgcgccgccccgcgcgccgccccgcccgtcgccccgtcgaGCCCATCCTCGCCGTTCGTGGTGCACCATCcgtacgcgtcgacggcgtgcgcggtgtccgacgacgcgggagccgcgtcgtgtctcgcgccgcctccgcgggcggggtgtGGCGATTGTGGCCCTTCGCGCACGCGTGGGCGGTCGACGACCCCAcgatcgaggcggacgccgcgggtgattcgcccggcgccgatcAGCatcaacaacaacaacaacaacaacaacaacgcGGGGACGAGACCAACCCGTGGCgcaccgtcgcgctcgtcctcggcgcgatgctcgtcgccgcgctcgtccacccgcctctcgcgtccgcgtcgtccaccctcatcgccgccgtcgccgccaacgtcgtcgcccccgtggGAGTCTTGTACCCGGTCGCGAcgtacgtcgcggcgggcgctcAGGCGTGGGCGAACAACGCggtgggcgtcgtcggcacgttggtgtcgtcggcggcgagcgccggcgcggggtacgcggcggcgagcgcgcgcgcgagggcggagatggaggagcTCAGGGCGGAGATCGCGGTGAtacgggaggcggcggcggctgtcgggatctcggcgacgtcggctgTCGGGAACCCGGCTGTTGGAATATCGGCGTCGGAACCGCGcccggcgatcgcggaggagacgcgcggcgcggtcgttcCGACGGAGGACCCCGTCGTCACGGCcgaacgcgcgagcgccgaggctgagctcgcggATCTGCGTCGACAGCTCGCGAGGCTTCGCGCCGTGTGGACCccaaacgacgacgaaggagaCGAAGGGGACGACGAACGGGGCGTCGGTgggggcgccgcctccgccggggacgcggaggggGTCTCGaaacgcgacgggggcgatggggggacgcgggcgtcgtccgccgcggcggctgcggggTCGGTGGATGCCcgagcggcgggcggtgacgtggactggcgcgcggcggcgaagtcTCGCGCGGTGTGGTCGCCctcggtcgacgacgacgacgacgacgacgacgacgcggaggtggcgtcCTCCCCGGCATCGGtcgcatcctcctcctcctccttttactcgtcgacggcgatcgacgaggaagaggcggcgcgcatctccgcggagatcgtcgcgctcagggcggagctcgcgggcgttcgcggcgtcggggggatTAACTCAAGGATGACCGTTCCCGTCCCCGGGGCCCCCGGGTCCCCGGGGGATttgggcggcgtcgggtccggAGCTCGGGAGGCGTCCGGTCCCGTCGACtgggcggcgctggccaagTCCCGCGCGCTGTGGTCcccctcggacgacgacgacggcgacggcgacgacgatgtggacgcggaggcggcgcggggggagtcgagggcgtccgccgtcgacggattCGGAGAGACgggggagcgcgcgaggctcctcgaggaggatgccgcgtGGCGCAGGCGTCTCGGGATGACGGAGAACGCGCAGGACGACCAGCCCTTGGGGCACTGA
- a CDS encoding predicted protein — protein sequence MAHRSDRHGGAVKRRAGVPAATPASTETPRDAATDERAHPLAKWWAYAAVMRALKVWDAMATWKRYAWITLVVVGPYVAWVCYLWFHLQSGLLRPRVPVDHPRPVLIVGTQSSGTTQMSHQLARIGLEVGHETSDATWDFARDGTISWLHGMRFMPGRAPPATIAQLCRRFRRNMGLHPAQFRSPALGCSYRSTWDKCWSAECAGIVTREWGCAARGTCETPFDVALLQLRHPLRTMESLAAKFCPPDDDLAGAFKPPHVDFLETAAALWPERTDWNTSGCVDAVGWSVALYTRDMLAARDAGFIAEAYRVEDTYPCEVASRAGLLLTNARARGRCETVMRKRKEGVNGGVDGQAGRATVTTVTTAKGKNVRNENGRVRFEARDVVSGELRALIADVAARGGYRYDDDEEP from the exons ATGGCTCACCGATCGGATcgacacggcggcgcggtcaaGAGGCGTGCCGGGgttcccgccgcgaccccggcgtcgaccgagacgccgcgggacgccgcgacggacgagagGGCGCACCCCCTCGCGAAGTGGTGGGCCTACGCCGCGGTGATGAGAGCGCTGAAGGTCtgggacgcgatggcgacgtggAAGCGCTACGCGTGGATcacgctcgtcgtcgtcggaccgTACGTCGCGTGGGTGTGTTACCTGTGGTTTCACCTTCAATCGGGCCTTCTGCGGCCCCGGGTCCCGGTCGACCACCCGCGACCGGTCCTCATCGTCGGCACGCAATCCTCCGGAACGACGCAGATGTCGCACCAGCTCGCGAGGATCGGCCTCGAGGTTGGACACgagacgagcgacgcgacgtgggacttcgcgcgcgacggcaccATCTCCTGGCTGCACGGCATGCGCTTCATGCCCGgacgcgccccgcccgccaccatcgcacagctgtgccgccgctTCCGACGCAACATGGGCCTGCACCCGGCGCAATTCCGCTCCCCCGCGCTCG GGTGCTCGTACAGGTCCACCTGGGACAAGTGCTGGAGCGCGGAGTGCGCCGGGATCGTCACGCGCGAGTGGGgatgcgccgcgagggggaCGTGCGAGACCCCGTTCGACGTTGCACTCCTCCAGCTCAGGCACCCGCTGCGCACGATGGAGTCGCTGGCGGCGAAATTCTGTCCCCCAGACGACGACCTTGCGGGCGCTTTCAAACCGCCCCACGTCGACTTTCTCGagacggccgccgcgctgtgGCCCGAACGCACCGACTGGAACACGTCGGgctgcgtcgacgcggtcgggTGGTCCGTCGCGCTGTACACGCGCGacatgctcgcggcgcgagacgcCGGCTTCATCGCCGAGGCGTACAGGGTCGAGGACACGtacccgtgcgaggtggcgtcgcgcgcggggctgctcctgacgaacgcgcgcgcgcgagggcgatgcgAGACGGTGATGCGGAAGCGAAAGGAGGGAGTtaacggcggcgtcgacgggcaGGCAGGGCGcgcgaccgttacgaccgttacgacggCGAAGGGTAAGAACGTTCGCAACGAAAACGGTCGCGTTCGATTCgaagcgcgcgacgtcgtctccggAGAGCTCcgggcgctcatcgccgacgtcgcggcgcgcggcgggtaccggtacgacgacgatgaggagcCGTGA
- a CDS encoding predicted protein, translated as RAMLSVAVGAAVALHLSALTPHALAKTVNIAIDQASLAQESCGRAGGVPGTGTYKATCMKIKGKATNPTSEPVFNADVYGLVKDQANDDVLNSGRVGSIDKLEPGVNDFVLQITVADSQPLPLKLKNFKAQGV; from the coding sequence cgcgcgatgctgtccgtcgcggtcggcgccgcggtcgcgctccACCTGTCCGCGCTCACCCCGCACGCCCTCGCCAAGACCGTGAACATCGCCATCGACCaggcgagcctcgcgcagGAGTCGTgcggtcgcgcgggaggagtTCCCGGTACCGGGACGTACAAGGCGACGTGCATGAAAATAAAGGGCAAAGCCACCAACCCGACCTCGGAGCCCGTCTTCAACGCCGACGTCTACGGCCTCGTGAAGGACCAGGccaacgacgacgtcctcaaCAGTGGGAGGGTGGGCAGCATAGACAAGCTGGAGCCCGGGGTGAACGACTTTGTGCTGCAGATCACCGTCGCGGACTCGCAGCCGCTGCCGTTGAAGCTGAAAAACTTCAAGGCGCAGGGGGTGA